One window from the genome of Pirellulales bacterium encodes:
- the nuoK gene encoding NADH-quinone oxidoreductase subunit NuoK, with translation MHLLTQPVGVSHFLVVGAVLFISGIVCMAVKRNALGILMGVELVLNGANINFVAFSSEFLSGGSPYSLGLDGQFISLFVIVLAAAEAAVALAITLNFYNNHATVDVDRADELKG, from the coding sequence ATGCACCTGTTAACTCAACCTGTCGGCGTTTCGCACTTCCTGGTCGTGGGAGCGGTGCTGTTTATTTCTGGCATTGTGTGCATGGCTGTGAAGCGTAACGCTCTGGGCATCCTCATGGGCGTCGAGTTGGTGTTGAACGGCGCGAATATCAATTTCGTGGCCTTTAGCAGCGAGTTCCTCAGCGGCGGCTCTCCTTACTCTTTGGGTTTGGACGGTCAGTTCATTTCGCTCTTCGTCATCGTCTTGGCCGCGGCCGAAGCGGCCGTGGCATTGGCCATCACATTGAACTTCTACAACAATCATGCGACGGTCGATGTCGATCGCGCGGATGAACTAAAAGGCTGA